A window from Corythoichthys intestinalis isolate RoL2023-P3 chromosome 10, ASM3026506v1, whole genome shotgun sequence encodes these proteins:
- the slc25a16 gene encoding graves disease carrier protein codes for MASESAAPAVSTPPTIGSTPTKRDHYWLRSFIAGGVAGCCAKTTIAPLDRVKILLQAQNPHYKHLGVFSTLKAVPKKEGFRGLYKGNGAMMVRIFPYGAIQFMAFDNYKKLLSKQLGISGHIHRLMAGSMAGMTAVICTYPLDVVRARLAFQVTGEHRYTGIGNAFQTIYLQEGGFFGFYRGLTPTLIGMAPYAGFSFFTFGTLKSLGLKHFPERLGRPSSDNPEVLVLKTKVNLLCGGVAGAIAQTISYPLDVARRRMQLGSVLPDSHKCVSLSKTLSYVYKEYGIKNGLYRGLSLNYIRCVPSQAVAFTTYEFMKQLLHLN; via the exons ATGGCATCGGAGTCTGCTGCTCCTGCTGTCTCAACACCTCCAACCATCGGCAGCACTCCAACCAAAAGGGACCACTACTGGCTTCGCTCCTTTATAGCTGGAG GTGTGGCAGGATGCTGTGCCAAGACGACTATCGCTCCTCTGGACAGAGTCAAGATTCTGCTTCAAGCACAGAATCCTCACTACAAACACTTAG GCGTGTTTTCCACTCTCAAAGCCGTGCCCAAAAAAGAAGGGTTCCGTGGTTTGTATAAGGGTAACGGGGCGATGATGGTGAGGATATTTCCTTACGGTGCGATCCAGTTCATGgcttttgacaattacaaaaag TTGCTTAGTAAGCAACTTGGGATCTCCGGACATATTCACCGCCTTATGGCCGGATCCATGGCAGGTATGACGGCGGTGATATGTACATATCCATTGGACGTGGTTCGAGCCAGACTGGCTTTTCAGGTGACCGGGGAGCATCGCTACACCGGAATTGGCAACGCTTTTCAGACGATTTATTTGCAG GAAGGTGGATTCTTTGGCTTCTACCGGGGGCTTACACCGACCCTTATTGGAATGGCTCCTTATGCAG GTTTTTCCTTCTTCACCTTCGGCACTCTGAAAAGTCTCGGCTTAAAACACTTCCCCGAAAGACTGGGCCGACCGTCCTCGGACAACCCCGAGGTCCTGGTTCTCAAGACCAAAGTCAACCTTTTGTGCGGCGGCGTTGCCGGCGCCATAGCTCAAACAATATC CTATCCTTTAGACGTAGCTCGGCGAAGGATGCAGCTAGGATCTGTACTTCCTGACTCGCACAAGTGTGT CTCCCTGAGCAAAACACTGTCCTACGTCTACAAGGAGTACGGCATCAAGAACGGCTTATACCGAGGTCTCTCCCTCAACTACATCCGATGCGTGCCGTCTCAAGCCGTGGCCTTCACAACCTATGAGTTCATGAAGCAACTACTCCACCTAAACTAG